Proteins encoded within one genomic window of Trichoderma asperellum chromosome 2, complete sequence:
- a CDS encoding uncharacterized protein (BUSCO:EOG092D1P7M), with the protein MRMTETIDINDTTILGQEAVAARPQENGGEVSNETIEERCFSAALVCLEGHFTQSPPMGPQTTARVSSMISKTLEKTHTLRKAREALARNVAIWIWLTRIFAAAIPSLTSRSVGPLSALNDPNKGVSPQESTALIVLNHVSVKEDLGTLIKLMHIARNLLVNAEPEVPQDICAAVHFDQMVYQTIILCVNVTSKGYDGEILDEAQRVKLTDITELYKKLLVTSLQQVHNWTAKHDRNKMSFWFDVLFDDDGALSGPEEIMSDGSGFRPDAAKHQVQHWLDRNSKMCDTARKLLKDYVQNHADKPPGNLAPIRPLAWNWLPDVPADSPVDVQEGNEKTIPVWNVDETDKFEQDRLYGRVSREIDTWWLRARDPNYEDWVVGMPSVEFAQSRTEHCRNNLVHRYAHSYRADHSPPPEGAEEDLSDHEHCHECHECYLRHHHHHEDDHECHHHHHHDHEHGHVHEIDNEQEEHAEGGDEVVECDHHHHHHHDDEDHHHHHHCHHHHHHHDHDYPHDYMDDMMDDEEVDDDESYGDGPLTGLLTEVPNILDPKQIEALHMIIKSCILDHAGSGLTRVGENLQKSRCRMFLALDCGKSLLRELLVFIAVWDKDEQSLIFQVTTQIVEAIHHSALVPYAWNSLRIPKDIISPAQTVLLRLVNHMLRARVTSTTTQDPKDHTKDLKLVHFFFSFFRSRIVPECAALMHLQAQIREENRDPSEFPVDSWDMERAKDGLAQYLEFLTTAAEMVDMRPHLIEWQAIYDLITVLSSLEAAVPKKPMVEVPKRAPAAETASNANGSNSDLMVERPYSTGNENVPPSPPPPPLQEPAHKFPWSGIKGQIFTIIATLLQPPPGQSSPGNAQVQMQMMKYNGIVPLLNCCAYDDHNPFAKERVTICLKWLLDGCEAANNFFRELVSMAPQPNLRPPPGGTTVSTIRVDGVQGEVKVQVRSNTAAPLAMPDRSTSSTDELLEKAAELKLGLNQSKKSGGGRSSIEEDFMA; encoded by the exons ATGAGGATGACAGAAACGATTGATATTAATGACACCACTATTCTTGGGCAGGAAGCCGTGGCTGCGCGGCCGCAGGAAAATGGCGGCGAGGTCTCAAATGAAACCATCGAGGAGCGGTGCTTCTCGGCCGCTCTCGTGTGTCTAGAAGGGCATTTTACCCAGTCGCCTCCCATGGGCCCTCAAACCACAGCCAGAGTGAGCTCCATGATCTCAAAGACGCTGGAAAAGACTCACACTCTTCGAAAAGCTAG GGAGGCTCTGGCACGAAACGTAGCAATCTGGATATGGCTTACAAGgatttttgctgctgccatcccGAGCCTAACGTCACGGTCAGTGGGACCGCTATCTGCGTTGAATGACCCAAACAAGGGGGTCAGCCCTCAGGAGAGCACAGCCCTGATCGTCCTCAACCATGTTTCCGTCAAGGAGGATCTGGGGACACTTATCAAGCTTATGCACATTGCTCGGAATCTTCTTGTAAATGCCGAGCCTGAGGTCCCTCAGGACATCTGTGCCGCTGTGCACTTTGACCAGATGGTTTACCAAACCATCATCCTATGTGTCAACGTGACCAGCAAAGGCTATGACGGCGAGATCCTGGACGAGGCTCAAAGAGTGAAGCTCACCGATATTACTGAATTAT ATAAGAAGCTGCTTGTAACTTCACTGCAGCAGGTTCATAATTGGACTGCCAAGCATGATCGCAACAAGATGTCGTTTTGGTTTGATGTTCTGTttgacgacgatggcgcGCTATCAGGGCCTGAAGAAATTATGAGCGACGGCTCAGGATTCCGGCCGGACGCGGCTAAGCACCAAGTTCAGCACTGGCTTGATCGGAACTCAAAAATGTGCGACACAGCCAGGAAGCTGCTCAAAGACTATGTCCAGAACCATGCAGACAAGCCGCCGGGAAATCTAGCCCCAATTCGGCCATTGGCTTGGAATTGGCTTCCAGATGTCCCTGCTGACTCGCCTGTTGACGTGCAAGAGGGTAATGAGAAGACGATTCCAGTTTGGAACGTGGACGAGACAGACAAGTTTGAACAAGATCGGCTATACGGCCGTGTATCTCGTGAAATTGATACTTGGTGGCTCCGAGCGCGAGATCCAAATTACGAGGATTGGGTCGTCGGCATGCCGTCTGTGGAGTTTGCACAATCACGCACAGAGCATTGCCGGAACAATCTGGTCCATCGCTATGCTCATTCCTATCGAGCAGATCACTCACCACCTCCAGAGGGTGCTGAGGAGGACCTCTCTGACCATGAACACTGCCATGAGTGTCATGAGTGCTACCtccgccatcaccatcaccatgaaGACGATCATGAGtgtcatcaccaccaccaccatgacCACGAGCATGGCCACGTTCATGAGATCGACAAtgagcaggaggagcacGCTGAGGGTGGCGACGAAGTAGTAGAGTGcgaccatcaccaccatcaccaccatgatgacgaggatcaccatcaccatcaccattgccaccaccatcatcaccaccacgaTCACGACTATCCTCATGATTATATGGATGATATgatggacgacgaagaggttgacgacgatgaatcGTACGGCGACGGACCGTTAACTGGGCTCCTGACCGAAGTGCCTAATATCTTGGATCCTAAACAAATTGAGGCACTGCACATGATTATCAAGTCTTGTATCCTCGATCATGCAGGATCTGGGTTAACACGGGTGGGAGAGAACCTACAAAAATCTCGGTGCAGAATGTTCCTCGCATTAGACTGTGGAAAGAGCCTGCTTCGTGAACTGCTTGTCTTCATTGCAGTGTGGGACAAGGATGAACAGAGTCTTATTTTCCAGGTCACAACGCAAATCGTCGAGGCTATTCATCATAGTGCTCTGGTACCATATGCTTGGAACTCTCTGAGGATACCCAAGGATATCATCTCTCCAGCACAGACGGTCCTTTTGCGTTTAGTCAATCACATGCTACGGGCTCGGGTTACTAGCACCACTACCCAGGACCCTAAGGACCATACCAAGGATCTTAAATTAGtacatttcttcttcagctttttCCGAAGCAGAATTGTGCCCGAGTGTGCTGCTCTCATGCATCTGCAGGCCCAAATCCGCGAGGAGAACCGCGATCCATCCGAGTTTCCTGTTGACAGCTGGGATATGGAACGAGCAAAGGACGGACTGGCTCAGTACCTAGAATTCCTCACGACTGCGGCCGAAATGGTGGATATGAGGCCTCATCTTATTGAGTGGCAGGCTATATATGACCTTATCACGGTTCTCAGTAGTCTCGAGGCTGCAGTCCCAAAGAAGCCAATGGTTGAAGTACCCAAGCGTGCACCGGCAGCCGAGACAGCCTCCAACGCGAACGGCAGTAACAGTGACCTGATGGTCGAGCGACCGTACTCTACCGGAAATGAGAATGTTCCTCCATCACCCCCGCCACCACCTTTGCAAGAACCAGCTCATAAATTTCCATGGAGTGGTATCAAGGGCCAGATTTTCACCATTATTGCAACACTTCTGCAGCCACCACCGGGACAGAGCAGTCCTGGCAATGCACAAGTGCAAATGCAGATGATGAAGTACAACGGCATTGTTCCCCTACTAAACTGCTGCGCGTACGACGACCACAATCCATTCGCCAAGGAGCGAGTCACCATCTGCTTGAAATGGCTGCTGGACGGCTGTGAAGCAGCGAACAACTTCTTCCGCGAGCTTGTCAGCATGGCACCGCAGCCTAACCTGAGGCCACCACCAGGAGGCACCACTGTGTCAACGATCAGGGTGGATGGAGTGCAAGGCGAAGTCAAAGTGCAAGTACGTTCGAACACGGCAGCGCCGCTGGCAATGCCTGAccgcagcaccagcagcacgGATGAGCTGCTTGAGAAGGCTGCGGAACTTAAATTGGGATTGAACCAATCCAAGAAGAGTGGTGGTGGACGGAGTAGCATCGAGGAGGATTTCATGGCGTAA
- a CDS encoding uncharacterized protein (EggNog:ENOG41~TransMembrane:1 (o762-783i)) yields MSDSQNQERPSKRLKLAPHPQPAGLSQPGPPLRFIKPAPFPSVVAPPRSTINMPLSWVNVLSTTRPRRVRERVREHEHKPEPEPERELRRGRGRGGRRGRGRGRASTKSGTPQTEAVSLVNADLETISSPVPTESISSQISTLTATVMSPEYFPEASSELSFEISSEALSEAIHEPMQLDAAASIETVVVPQDISASSPLTESTLSPVYYEDPLSHTNFSELQSHSLGDLAEALAEEFASPTARQASPSSAEGEHSSRKPRHGFVSPFKDCLDTFGKLSSLRFPRPTDGTVNSYIKFNWPKRDEQSSRPSSKSAATQSSEDYNGQNEDVRQLRQWSSALVAANYHSAQASPQSTSEQLYLEQQGRYSRSPSLQSSSTSRSAILSPSSSSTCAHSWDPRSFDTLRQMAGYTVPKTPSHFGFVSQMDDMDKRFFDFYVRNWCPGRSILKQTNLWLTDFACMEGSEGVRSAIQSLAGVYVYDYQPLEKVSKRINLRYRQAEARLSHLLEKTDLSVDEASELITILCIMSMHDIVLTERRCKWPEVPRWLKGTELCEHFLESIDEGSRFWSKDNIQLSSLRNSQSVIVGRALILSQLMTPLPSPYTFDPVKEANRFGWLLYGNSRDMYEVHGGCGFSKKLLHCMRQITFCSARLNQCPESPVVPITIRYILSELLDMKQWSSAPLSNPFEVAQIQSQAIEWVRAAPEGYMVSNTTEMTEVTAEAWRITAVIYLQCRALRLPRNHPDVIANLSYLAKCVSIMPTSGYYFTAQAPLFPVFLLGMLATIAEHAKIAQKWFDSVTSAPVRSSVPPLYETLKRIWTWIDTEPSIVVDLKSLDHDIGKRYPWWEHLIQRVQEKEQEILCLT; encoded by the exons ATGAGTGACTCTCAGAACCAAGAGCGCCCATCCAAGCGCCTCAAGCTGGCGCCGCATCCGCAGCCAGCAGGTCTTTCTCAGCCTGGTCCTCCGCTGCGGTTCATCAAACCCGCGCCGTTTCCCAGCGTTGTGGCTCCTCCGAGAAGCACTATTAACATGCCTCTTTCGTGGGTCAACGTTCTATCCACTACCCGTCCTCGGCGAGTACGTGAACGTGTACGTGAACATGAACATAAGCCTGAGCCTGAACCTGAACGTGAGCTACGTCGAGGCCGCGGCCGTGGTGGCCGCCGTGGCCGCGGACGTGGTCGTGCGTCTACCAAATCTGGCACGCCCCAGACAGAAGCTGTCTCTCTGGTAAATGCAGATTTAGAGACAATTTCTTCTCCAGTTCCAACTGAATCTATATCTTCGCAGATTTCAACTCTAACGGCGACTGTAATGTCCCCCGAATACTTTCCTGAGGCGTCTTCCGAGTTGTCTTTTGAGATATCTTCCGAGGCATTGTCCGAGGCGATTCATGAACCAATGCAGCTAGATGCGGCAGCGTCAATAGAGACAGTAGTGGTTCCTCAAGATATCAGTGCAT CATCACCACTCACAGAGTCCACCCTTTCCCCAGTGTATTATGAAGATCCACTGAGTCATACCAACTTCTCCGAATTACAATCCCACTCGCTGGGAGATTTAGCGGAAGCTTTGGCCGAAGAGTTTGCTTCCCCAACTGCCCGGCAagcctcgccatcatcagctgAAGGCGAGCATAGCAGCCGCAAGCCGCGTCATGGGTTTGTCAGCCCGTTCAAGGATTGCTTAGATACTTTCGGAAAGCTATCGTCACTGCGGTTCCCTCGTCCTACAGACGGCACGGTCAATTCGTATATCAAATTCAATTGGCCCAAGCGAGATGAGCAAAGTAGTCGCCCATCGTCCAAATCGGCTGCCACGCAGTCCAGCGAAGATTATAATGGTCAAAACGAAGATGTCAGACAGCTGCGTCAGTGGTCTTCAGCCTTAGTTGCTGCAAATTATCACTCAGCCCAGGCATCTCCCCAAAGCACATCAGAGCAATTGTATTTGGAACAGCAGGGGAGATACAGTCGGTCGCCTTCActccaaagcagcagcacgtcGCGCTCTGCAATTCTAAGCCCTTCCAGCTCGAGTACTTGTGCCCACTCGTGGGATCCACGAAGTTTCGATACGTTGCGCCAGATGGCAGGATATACTGTCCCTAAGACCCCGTCGCATTTCGGGTTCGTTTCCCAAATGGATGATATGGATAAGCGCTTTTTCGATTTTT ATGTGAGGAACTGGTGCCCCGGCCGGAGTATCCTAAAACAGACCAACCTGTGGCTCACAGACTTCGCTTGCATGGAGGGAAGCGAGGGCGTGCGAAGCGCAATTCAGAGTCTAGCCGGCGTATATGTATACGATTATCAGCCGTTAGAAAAAGTAAGCAAACGGATTAATCTTCGCTATCGCCAGGCTGAGGCTCGCTTGAGCCACCTTCTCGAAAAGACAGACCTCAGTGTCGATGAAGCAAGCGAGCTAATTACCATTTTATGTATTATGTCAATGCATGAT ATTGTCCTTACTGAACGCCGTTGCAAGTGGCCAGAAGTCCCTAGATGGCTGAAAGGAACTGAGCTATGCGAGCACTTTCTTGAATCCATTGATGAAGGGTCACGATTCTGGTCCAAAGACAACATCcaactctcttctctccgcAATTCCCAATCCGTCATTGTTGGTAGAGCCCTTATCCTCTCACAGCTCATGACACCTCTTCCCTCGCCATATACTTTCGATCCCGTAAAAGAAGCCAATCGCTTTGGCTGGCTCCTTTATGGCAATAGTCGAGACATGTATGAGGTTCACGGCGGTTGTGGCTTCTCTAAGAAACTGCTCCACTGTATGCGCCAGATTACATTCTGCTCTGCACGGCTAAACCAGTGCCCTGAATCCCCCGTTGTTCCCATTACTATTCGGTATATACTTTCTGAATTATTAGATATGAAACAATGGAGCAGCGCGCCTCTTTCCAATCCGTTCGAGGTCGCCCAGATACAATCTCAGGCGATTGAATGGGTCCGCGCTGCTCCAGAAGGGTACATGGTCAGCAATACCACTGAGATGACAGAGGTTACCGCGGAAGCCTGGAGAATTACGGCTGTTATTTACTTACAATGCCGCGCTCTAAG GCTACCTCGAAACCATCCAGACGTAATTGCAAATCTGAGTTATCTTGCTAAATGCGTAAGCATCATGCCAACCTCCGGGTATTACTTCACCGCCCAGGCACCCCTATTCCCAGTTTTCCTCTTGGGTATGCTTGCTACTATCGCTGAACATGCCAAAATTGCGCAAAAATGGTTTGACAGCGTCACCAGCGCGCCAGTGAGAAGC AGTGTACCTCCACTGTATGAAACATTAAAACGCATATGGACGTGGATTGATACCGAGCCGAGCATTGTCGTTGATCTCAAATCACTAGATCATGATATCGGCAAGAGATATCCATGGTGGGAGCACCTAATTCAACGCGTgcaagagaaagaacaaGAGATTCTATGCCTAACTTGA